Within the Corynebacterium tuberculostearicum genome, the region GGAATTTCTATGCATATCCGTCCTGCCGAGCTTGCCGACGCCCCCGCGCTCACCGCCATCTACAACGCCGGCTCCGCAGCGAAACCCGCCGCTAACCTGGTCACGTGGCAAGAAGATGTCTCTGACCGCGAAGAGTGGCTCAAGGAAATGTTTAAGGTCGGCTCCCCGGTCTTTGTAGCCGTGGACGATGATGAGGTCATTGGCTGGGCGGCCTACTTCCAGTTCGTAACCCCCGCCATCTATTACGGCACCGTGGAAGACTCCGTCTACATTGCCCCCTCCGCTCAGGGCAAGGGCGTGGGCTCCGAGCTTCTCGACGCCCTCATGGACGTCGCCGCCGACGACACCTACGTACAGACGATTATTACCTATATCGTCGATACCAACGAGGGTTCCATCGCCCTACACAAGAAGTTCGGCTTTACCGAGACCGGCCGCATGCCGAATATCCATACCAAGGATGGCGTCCGCCTCGGCTTGGTACACCTCCAGCGCGATTTCGAGCGCTAAACCACCCTTCCGGGCAAGGATTCGGTATTTCGAACTCCTTCCTTCCACACCGGAATATAGAAACGGCCGCGTTACGCCCTCTTCTTTGTTGGAAAAGAGCAATAACGCGGCCGTTTTAGGTGCTATTACTTAGTAACAGGCGCCCACTCCGGGCCAGTCTCGCCCAGCTCCGGGTCGAGCTTAGAGATGAGCGGCTTCGGCTTGGCCAAGGCGGTGCCCGGCTCTACCTGGATGCGCTCCCACTTTGCCTGCTGCTGGGTGTAGTCACCCATGATGACCGGATACTCGTGGCCCTCTGGCGGCAAGCCAGCACCGACGAGCTCTACCGGGATATCGTCCTTGACATCATGGACCTCTGGCTGGACCGCCCACACGCCCTCGCGGCCCAAGGTTTCATGAACCTTCTGTGCGGTAAACGGCAGGTACGGCGTGAGCATGACATTGCAGTCAGAGACCACCTGAAGAGCAGTCCACAGCACGGTGGCTAGACGCTCGCGCTGGGTCTCATCCTTGGCCAACTTCCATGGCTCTTGGTCTGCGATATAAGCGTTGGCTTCGCCGACGACGTGCAT harbors:
- a CDS encoding GNAT family N-acetyltransferase, with translation MHIRPAELADAPALTAIYNAGSAAKPAANLVTWQEDVSDREEWLKEMFKVGSPVFVAVDDDEVIGWAAYFQFVTPAIYYGTVEDSVYIAPSAQGKGVGSELLDALMDVAADDTYVQTIITYIVDTNEGSIALHKKFGFTETGRMPNIHTKDGVRLGLVHLQRDFER